Proteins encoded in a region of the Bactrocera tryoni isolate S06 chromosome 4, CSIRO_BtryS06_freeze2, whole genome shotgun sequence genome:
- the LOC120773880 gene encoding uncharacterized protein LOC120773880 isoform X1 gives MPKKHKRRDKSDLGPDFVAPDGGWGWVVCIAAGLSNLAMYPPLQQYGMIYRQRMFNLGFSAKETTTIANIMLSLASLVGIVNGAMFRRFTFRQVAIVGSILIFSGILLSAACTTFWQYVLCVSVIYGIGQGLNVAALSLAVNTYFKNRRRRAFGFMWTITGLGPIIFPHFTSLILIYYGSPGTILIYAGISLNVFLCALTLQPVLWHTSKAPLERELKLLQKPVLADSLNTAIPSTTMQLQVESECKKSTTQLEIEPECKYCQYMKRTSPSVAATQFDFDDHDLAKSSRELREPEQPLLSRANDERETVNLPYTKLEKQSTQKAPIAEAEEDNDEDIKDQEAKENSSAEVNHALKENFPTEFRCTCAEERERALLGDHNSGELKSPPIILAANQEKIELLNPKLDIHTEHKLTFKQKLVKFFDLDLLKDFTFVNLVMGMTVMMFAEINFSILIPFILDQYGYSNEQISTAMSMQGGMDICVRFLAPIVLERAKNLSNQVLFAFGIIAISLGRLLITLTDSYRITLALFVLIGFGRGFRTIFSSLIIPSYVPLKRLPAASGLQLVCNTLFTLAVGPILGVITDASSYTMTIHFLNLLTSLALLFWLLEYLVRRMLGKKAKTQTES, from the exons ATGCCAAAGAAACACAAGCGACGTGATAAAAGTGATTTGGGTCCCGATTTTGTGGCGCCCGATGGCGGCTGGGGTTGGGTCGTCTGCATAGCTGCCGGTCTAAGTAAT CTGGCCATGTATCCACCACTACAACAATACGGCATGATTTATCGACAACGCATGTTTAACTTGGGATTCTCTGCCAAAGAGACCACCACCATCGCGAATATCATGTTGAGTTTAGCATCCTTAGTtg GCATTGTAAATGGTGCCATGTTTCGACGATTTACATTCCGGCAGGTTGCCATTGTCGGCAGCATTTTGATATTTAGTGGTATTTTATTATCAGCTGCTTGTACCACATTTTGGCAGTATGTGCTTTGCGTATCGGTCATATATG GCATCGGTCAGGGTCTCAACGTGGCCGCTTTATCGTTGGCCGTGAATACGTACTTCAAAAATCGGCGACGTCGTGCATTCGGCTTTATGTGGACCATTACCGGCTTAGGACCCATTATATTTCCACACTTCACCTCACTAATACTAATCTACTATGGAAGTCCGGGTACCATTCTAATTTATGCTGGAATTTCTCTAAATGTGTTTCTCTGTGCTTTGACACTGCAACCAGTATTATGGCATACTTCCAAAGCGCCGCTCGAACGTGAGTTGAAGCTACTACAAAAGCCTGTCTTAGCCGATAGTTTAAATACTGCGATACCTTCAACCACAATGCAGCTTCAAGTCGAGTCGGAATGCAAGAAATCTACAACACAGCTGGAAATAGAGCCTGAATGCAAGTATTGTCAATACATGAAACGTACTAGCCCCAGTGTGGCCGCAACACAATTCGATTTTGACGACCATGACTTGGCTAAATCGAGCCGTGAGCTTCGTGAACCCGAGCAGCCATTGTTATCACGTGCAAACGATGAGCGCGAAACAGTGAACTTGCCATATACTAAGCTTGAGAAACAGTCAACTCAAAAAGCACCAATTGCTGAGGCGGAAGAGGATAATGATGAAGACATTAAAGACCAGGAAGCGAAAGAAAATAGCAGTGCTGAAGTAAATCATGCCCTAAAAGAGAATTTTCCAACAGAATTCCGCTGCACCTGCGCTGAAGAAAGAGAGAGAGCATTATTGGGAGACCACAACAGCGGTGAACTGAAAAGTCCGCCAATAATATTAGCAGCAAACCAAGAGAAGATCGAGCTTTTAAACCCGAAATTAGACATTCACACGGAACACAAATTGACTTTCAAACAGAAGCTGGTGAAATTCTTTGACTTGGATCTTTTAAAAGATTTCACTTTTGTCAATTTAGTTATGGGCATGACAGTGATGATGTTTGCCGAGATAAACTTCTCTATTTTGATACCCTTCATTTTAGATCAATACGGTTATAGTAATGAACAAATCTCCACCGCTATGTCCATGCAGGGTGGCATGGATATCTGCGTGCGCTTCCTAGCACCAATTGTGCTGGAAAGAGCAAAGAACTTGAGTAATCAAGTATTATTTGCGTTTGGCATTATTGCCATCTCTCTCGGACGTCTATTGATTACGTTAACCGACTCCTACCGTATTACATTGGCCCTCTTTGTACTCATCGGCTTCGGTAGAGGTTTCCGTACTATATTTTCATCTCTTATTATACCCTCATATGTGCCTTTGAAGCGTTTGCCAGCGGCATCTGGTCTACAGCTGGTCTGTAATACTCTATTTACACTTGCGGTTGGGCCAATTTTAG GTGTCATCACCGATGCCAGCAGTTACACAATGACAATTCATTTCCTTAATTTACTAACCTCGCTTGCGTTGCTCTTCTGGCTATTGGAGTATCTGGTGCGTCGCATGTTAGGGAAAAAGGCGAAAACTCAAACAGAAAGCTAG
- the LOC120773880 gene encoding uncharacterized protein LOC120773880 isoform X2 codes for MYPPLQQYGMIYRQRMFNLGFSAKETTTIANIMLSLASLVGIVNGAMFRRFTFRQVAIVGSILIFSGILLSAACTTFWQYVLCVSVIYGIGQGLNVAALSLAVNTYFKNRRRRAFGFMWTITGLGPIIFPHFTSLILIYYGSPGTILIYAGISLNVFLCALTLQPVLWHTSKAPLERELKLLQKPVLADSLNTAIPSTTMQLQVESECKKSTTQLEIEPECKYCQYMKRTSPSVAATQFDFDDHDLAKSSRELREPEQPLLSRANDERETVNLPYTKLEKQSTQKAPIAEAEEDNDEDIKDQEAKENSSAEVNHALKENFPTEFRCTCAEERERALLGDHNSGELKSPPIILAANQEKIELLNPKLDIHTEHKLTFKQKLVKFFDLDLLKDFTFVNLVMGMTVMMFAEINFSILIPFILDQYGYSNEQISTAMSMQGGMDICVRFLAPIVLERAKNLSNQVLFAFGIIAISLGRLLITLTDSYRITLALFVLIGFGRGFRTIFSSLIIPSYVPLKRLPAASGLQLVCNTLFTLAVGPILGVITDASSYTMTIHFLNLLTSLALLFWLLEYLVRRMLGKKAKTQTES; via the exons ATGTATCCACCACTACAACAATACGGCATGATTTATCGACAACGCATGTTTAACTTGGGATTCTCTGCCAAAGAGACCACCACCATCGCGAATATCATGTTGAGTTTAGCATCCTTAGTtg GCATTGTAAATGGTGCCATGTTTCGACGATTTACATTCCGGCAGGTTGCCATTGTCGGCAGCATTTTGATATTTAGTGGTATTTTATTATCAGCTGCTTGTACCACATTTTGGCAGTATGTGCTTTGCGTATCGGTCATATATG GCATCGGTCAGGGTCTCAACGTGGCCGCTTTATCGTTGGCCGTGAATACGTACTTCAAAAATCGGCGACGTCGTGCATTCGGCTTTATGTGGACCATTACCGGCTTAGGACCCATTATATTTCCACACTTCACCTCACTAATACTAATCTACTATGGAAGTCCGGGTACCATTCTAATTTATGCTGGAATTTCTCTAAATGTGTTTCTCTGTGCTTTGACACTGCAACCAGTATTATGGCATACTTCCAAAGCGCCGCTCGAACGTGAGTTGAAGCTACTACAAAAGCCTGTCTTAGCCGATAGTTTAAATACTGCGATACCTTCAACCACAATGCAGCTTCAAGTCGAGTCGGAATGCAAGAAATCTACAACACAGCTGGAAATAGAGCCTGAATGCAAGTATTGTCAATACATGAAACGTACTAGCCCCAGTGTGGCCGCAACACAATTCGATTTTGACGACCATGACTTGGCTAAATCGAGCCGTGAGCTTCGTGAACCCGAGCAGCCATTGTTATCACGTGCAAACGATGAGCGCGAAACAGTGAACTTGCCATATACTAAGCTTGAGAAACAGTCAACTCAAAAAGCACCAATTGCTGAGGCGGAAGAGGATAATGATGAAGACATTAAAGACCAGGAAGCGAAAGAAAATAGCAGTGCTGAAGTAAATCATGCCCTAAAAGAGAATTTTCCAACAGAATTCCGCTGCACCTGCGCTGAAGAAAGAGAGAGAGCATTATTGGGAGACCACAACAGCGGTGAACTGAAAAGTCCGCCAATAATATTAGCAGCAAACCAAGAGAAGATCGAGCTTTTAAACCCGAAATTAGACATTCACACGGAACACAAATTGACTTTCAAACAGAAGCTGGTGAAATTCTTTGACTTGGATCTTTTAAAAGATTTCACTTTTGTCAATTTAGTTATGGGCATGACAGTGATGATGTTTGCCGAGATAAACTTCTCTATTTTGATACCCTTCATTTTAGATCAATACGGTTATAGTAATGAACAAATCTCCACCGCTATGTCCATGCAGGGTGGCATGGATATCTGCGTGCGCTTCCTAGCACCAATTGTGCTGGAAAGAGCAAAGAACTTGAGTAATCAAGTATTATTTGCGTTTGGCATTATTGCCATCTCTCTCGGACGTCTATTGATTACGTTAACCGACTCCTACCGTATTACATTGGCCCTCTTTGTACTCATCGGCTTCGGTAGAGGTTTCCGTACTATATTTTCATCTCTTATTATACCCTCATATGTGCCTTTGAAGCGTTTGCCAGCGGCATCTGGTCTACAGCTGGTCTGTAATACTCTATTTACACTTGCGGTTGGGCCAATTTTAG GTGTCATCACCGATGCCAGCAGTTACACAATGACAATTCATTTCCTTAATTTACTAACCTCGCTTGCGTTGCTCTTCTGGCTATTGGAGTATCTGGTGCGTCGCATGTTAGGGAAAAAGGCGAAAACTCAAACAGAAAGCTAG